The Synergistaceae bacterium genomic interval AACGCAATATCGTGGGAGGAGAAGTTCGCCTGCGACGTCTGGTACGTGGATAACATCTCATTCGCGCTCGACATGAAGATCATCTTCAAGACCATTGCGAAAATACTAGCCCGCGAGGGCATATCGCAAGAGGGGCAGGCCACAATGGAGGAGTTCCTCGGGACGAAGGAGGACGTAGCATGAAGCGCGGGCCCATATACATAGTTGGCGCGGGGGGGCACGGCAAGGTCGTGCTCTCTGCCGCGCTGGCGCTCGGCCTCGAGGTCGCGGGAGTGCTTGACGACGACACGGAAAAGCTCGGCGCTCGCGTACTCGGTGTGCCTGTCATCGGAACGCCGGAGGACGTCCTGTCGAGCATGCCGCACACAAGCGCGGCGCCTGGAATAGGGGACAACAGAACTCGCAGGGAGGTGGTTCTGCGCCTCTCCCCCTTATCAATCGAGTGGATCCCGCTGGTCCACCCTGCCGCCTTTGTGCATCCTTCTGCTCAAGTGGGGGAGGGGAGCGTGGTTTTCGCCGGAGCGGTCATCCAGCCCGACTGCCGCATTGGCGCTCACTGCATAGTGAACACGGGAGCGCTGATCGACCACGACTGCGTCATCGGCGACTTCTGCCACGTGGCACCCGGCTGCGCCATAGCAGGAGGCGTCGGGCTCGGCGAGGGGGCCTTTCTCGGGATCGGCGCAGCCATAATCCCCGGCGTGACCGTCGGCGCGTGGGCGACGGTGGGCGCGGGCAGCACCGTGATACGCGACGTTCCACCGGGCGCGACCGTCGTCGGCACTCCCGCCAGACCTATACACGAGGTGAAGCCATGAACCACAACCGCATCTACCTCTCCCCGCCTCACATGACGGGCAGGGAGATGGAGTACATAAAGGACGCGTTCGACTCCAACTGGATCGCCCCTCTGGGCCCCCAAGTGGATGCCTTCGAGCGAGAGGCGGTCGAATACACCGGCACGGCGGGGGCGCTGGCCCTGTCGTCCGGCACCGCCGCCCTGCACCTCGGGCTGAAGCTGCTTGGCGCGAGGCGCGGCGACACGGTCTTCTGCTCGTCGCTCACCTTCTCAGCCACGGCGAACCCGATCCTGTACGAGGGCGCGACTCCCGTCTTCATCGACTCGGACCCGGACACGTGGAACATGTCGCCGGCCGCCCTCGCCCGCGCGTTCGACGATGCCGAGCGAACCGGCAGAATCCCAAAAGCCGTTGTCGTGGTGGACCTGTACGGTCAGAGCGCGGACTACGCCCCCATCCTGGAGCTGTGCGATGCCCGCGGCGTCCCCGTGCTGGAGGACGCGGCCGAGGCCCTTGGCGCGACATACGGCGACAGGATGTGCGGGGCGATGGGCCGCCTCGGAGTTCTGTCCTTCAACGGCAACAAGATCATAACCACCAGCGGGGGCGGCATGCTGCTCTCCGACGACGAGGAGATGCTTGCGAAGGCCCGCTTCTGGGCGACTCAGGCCCGCGACCCCGCGCCACACTACCAGCACAGCGAGATCGGCTACAACTACAGGATGAGCAACATCCTGGCTGCGATAGGCAGGGCGCAGCTGGAGGTCATAGACGAGCGAGTAGCCGCTCGCAGGCGCGTCTTCGACCGCTACCGCTCCGCGCTGGACGA includes:
- a CDS encoding sugar transferase produces the protein NAISWEEKFACDVWYVDNISFALDMKIIFKTIAKILAREGISQEGQATMEEFLGTKEDVA
- a CDS encoding acetyltransferase, which gives rise to MKRGPIYIVGAGGHGKVVLSAALALGLEVAGVLDDDTEKLGARVLGVPVIGTPEDVLSSMPHTSAAPGIGDNRTRREVVLRLSPLSIEWIPLVHPAAFVHPSAQVGEGSVVFAGAVIQPDCRIGAHCIVNTGALIDHDCVIGDFCHVAPGCAIAGGVGLGEGAFLGIGAAIIPGVTVGAWATVGAGSTVIRDVPPGATVVGTPARPIHEVKP
- a CDS encoding aminotransferase class I/II-fold pyridoxal phosphate-dependent enzyme; its protein translation is MNHNRIYLSPPHMTGREMEYIKDAFDSNWIAPLGPQVDAFEREAVEYTGTAGALALSSGTAALHLGLKLLGARRGDTVFCSSLTFSATANPILYEGATPVFIDSDPDTWNMSPAALARAFDDAERTGRIPKAVVVVDLYGQSADYAPILELCDARGVPVLEDAAEALGATYGDRMCGAMGRLGVLSFNGNKIITTSGGGMLLSDDEEMLAKARFWATQARDPAPHYQHSEIGYNYRMSNILAAIGRAQLEVIDERVAARRRVFDRYRSALDDIPGVTFMPEARFGRANRWLTAMLIAPETGVSPSDIMNALQKRNIESRPVWKPMHLQPVFERYRYFRHREGEDVSAGLFANGICLPSGSALTEEEQERITGIIKTLF